DNA from Candidatus Aminicenantes bacterium:
TTCTTGCTTCGTCGATTTTCATGGTGTCACTCCTAGGCGATCGTGTGGGTATATAGCTTGATGATGGTCAGGGTGCCGACGAAAAGCAACACGATCCCGACCGTCAGCAGCAGGCTGTACCAGACCAAGCGCCAGTACCTGTTCGTCGTGTAATCTTCCAGGACCGACCAGACCCCGTTCAGTCCGTGATACAGGGCGGTGATCAGGAAGGCGAACTGCAGCAGCGGGAACCACCAGTTGCCGACCTTGGACATAACCCAATGGTAGCTGACCGGCTTGCCCTTACCCAGGAAATGGTAAGTCACGAAATGGAGCATCATCA
Protein-coding regions in this window:
- the sdhD gene encoding succinate dehydrogenase, hydrophobic membrane anchor protein, giving the protein MNKNFKQTSRSGSFPWLLQRISAVILFVLMMLHFVTYHFLGKGKPVSYHWVMSKVGNWWFPLLQFAFLITALYHGLNGVWSVLEDYTTNRYWRLVWYSLLLTVGIVLLFVGTLTIIKLYTHTIA